In Haloplasma contractile SSD-17B, the following are encoded in one genomic region:
- the fabF gene encoding beta-ketoacyl-ACP synthase II yields MKRRVVITGLGAVSPIGNTVSEMWEAAKKGTNGIDEITLFDTTDSKVKIAAEIKDLDFSQYLSKKEIRRLDRVILLGMIAAEQAYRDANLKDIELDTNRIGVNVSSGIGGLTTIEEESGKLYNKGMDRISPFFIPNAIVNLIPGNIAIKYGFNGPCLPVVSACAAGTNAIGEAFRAIRDGYSDMMFTGGAEASITKLGIGGFASMKALNTSNDVNNASIPFDKRRSGFVMGEGSAVLVLEEYEQAKKRGAKIYGEVVGYGATCDAHHMTAPDPNATGPINCMKQAIGDANIDPTDVGYINTHGTSTPLNDKTETMAIKQVYNNNTTNLNISSTKSMTGHLLGASGAVEAIFAIKALEDGFIPPTINYKEKDEECDLNVTPNTGVEKEIKYAMSNSLGFGGHNASVVFKKYE; encoded by the coding sequence ATGAAAAGACGTGTTGTTATAACGGGACTGGGAGCTGTTTCGCCTATCGGTAATACTGTTAGTGAGATGTGGGAAGCAGCTAAAAAAGGAACAAATGGAATAGACGAAATTACGTTATTTGATACAACAGATAGTAAAGTAAAGATAGCGGCAGAGATAAAGGATTTAGATTTTAGCCAGTATTTATCTAAGAAAGAAATTAGACGTTTAGATCGAGTAATTTTACTAGGGATGATCGCTGCTGAACAAGCATACCGTGATGCGAACTTAAAAGATATAGAACTTGATACAAATCGAATTGGTGTTAATGTGTCATCAGGAATTGGTGGATTAACAACAATTGAAGAGGAATCTGGAAAATTATATAACAAGGGAATGGATCGTATTTCACCATTCTTTATTCCAAATGCTATTGTGAACTTAATACCCGGTAACATAGCGATTAAATATGGATTTAACGGTCCATGTTTACCTGTTGTATCAGCATGTGCAGCAGGGACGAATGCGATCGGTGAAGCGTTTAGAGCAATAAGAGATGGATATAGTGATATGATGTTTACAGGTGGGGCCGAGGCTTCCATTACGAAACTCGGAATCGGAGGATTCGCTTCAATGAAAGCACTGAATACAAGTAATGATGTAAATAATGCTTCGATTCCATTTGATAAAAGACGTTCAGGATTCGTAATGGGTGAAGGTAGTGCCGTTTTAGTTTTAGAGGAATATGAGCAGGCTAAGAAGCGCGGTGCTAAAATTTATGGCGAAGTAGTTGGATATGGTGCAACATGTGATGCACACCATATGACAGCTCCAGATCCCAATGCAACAGGACCTATTAATTGTATGAAACAGGCTATTGGTGATGCAAACATAGACCCGACTGATGTTGGTTATATTAATACCCATGGTACATCTACACCATTAAACGATAAGACTGAGACAATGGCAATTAAACAGGTATATAACAACAATACAACAAATTTAAATATTAGTTCGACTAAGTCGATGACTGGGCATCTACTAGGTGCATCAGGAGCAGTCGAGGCAATTTTCGCAATTAAAGCATTAGAAGATGGGTTCATCCCCCCAACAATTAATTATAAAGAGAAGGATGAAGAGTGTGATTTAAATGTGACACCTAATACTGGTGTTGAAAAAGAAATTAAGTATGCAATGTCTAATTC
- the fabG gene encoding 3-oxoacyl-[acyl-carrier-protein] reductase, which translates to MSLKDQVAIVTGASSGIGRSIALNLAKEQAKVVVNYNSSEEKAQNLVDEIKALGTEAIMVKANVGKFDEAKFLIEETVKAYGKVDILVNNAGITKDTLMLRMKEEEFDQVIEINLKGAWNCCKHVSRRMSKQRTGKIINIASIVAHIGNIGQTNYVASKAGVIGLTKSLARELATRNVTVNAVAPGFIQTKMTENLSDEIIESYQKNIPLSRLGNPEDIANLVTFLCSEKANYITGQVINVDGGLVMN; encoded by the coding sequence ATGAGTTTAAAAGATCAAGTAGCGATTGTAACGGGTGCTTCATCCGGTATAGGTCGTAGTATTGCTTTAAATTTAGCAAAAGAACAAGCTAAAGTAGTTGTAAACTATAATAGTAGTGAAGAAAAAGCACAAAACTTAGTGGATGAAATTAAAGCATTGGGTACTGAGGCCATTATGGTTAAGGCAAATGTTGGTAAATTTGATGAAGCTAAGTTTCTAATAGAAGAAACGGTAAAAGCATATGGAAAAGTGGATATCTTAGTAAACAATGCAGGTATTACTAAAGATACATTAATGTTACGTATGAAAGAAGAAGAATTTGATCAAGTAATAGAAATTAATCTAAAGGGAGCATGGAACTGTTGCAAACATGTTTCAAGACGCATGTCGAAACAAAGAACTGGTAAAATTATTAATATTGCATCCATTGTTGCTCATATTGGTAATATCGGGCAGACAAATTATGTTGCATCTAAAGCAGGTGTAATTGGATTAACTAAATCGTTAGCTAGAGAGCTAGCTACACGAAACGTAACAGTTAATGCTGTAGCACCTGGATTTATACAAACAAAGATGACAGAAAACCTTTCAGATGAAATTATAGAATCTTATCAGAAGAATATACCATTATCACGATTAGGAAATCCTGAAGATATTGCAAATTTAGTAACATTCTTATGTAGTGAAAAAGCAAATTATATAACAGGACAGGTAATAAATGTAGATGGTGGACTTGTAATGAACTAA
- the fabD gene encoding ACP S-malonyltransferase has translation MSKTAFLFSGQGSQYIGMAQDFYNQYDYVKEIYSNASDLLGYDLTELCFNENEKLNETIYTQPAVLVTSIAILEVIRRELNISPDVIAGFSLGEYTALYAAGVFDLESIIKLVKYRAEVMETDAKNNDGKMAAIIGMKPEQLSEICDYVSKEKNMIVDIANYNCPNQLVIGGQTDAVKRVCDIAKDHGAKRAIILKVSGGFHTELMNGAAKQVYDYVKGSTYNPPTTPLFMNCNALPLQIEELPELMRKQIKSSVYFEDTIRNMINEDVETFIEIGPGKVLSGFVKKVNRKKTILNVETISGLEQLKEL, from the coding sequence ATGTCTAAGACAGCATTCTTATTCTCAGGACAGGGTTCCCAATATATTGGGATGGCTCAGGATTTTTATAATCAGTATGATTATGTAAAAGAGATATATTCTAATGCTAGCGATTTATTAGGATATGACTTAACTGAACTTTGCTTCAATGAAAATGAAAAATTAAATGAAACAATTTATACACAACCAGCTGTACTTGTTACCTCAATTGCAATTTTAGAGGTCATAAGAAGAGAACTAAACATTAGTCCTGATGTAATAGCAGGTTTTAGTTTAGGTGAATATACAGCCCTTTATGCGGCAGGTGTCTTTGATCTTGAATCAATTATTAAACTCGTGAAATACAGAGCAGAAGTGATGGAAACTGACGCTAAAAACAATGATGGTAAAATGGCAGCAATCATTGGGATGAAACCGGAACAGTTATCAGAAATTTGCGATTATGTATCTAAAGAAAAGAATATGATTGTAGATATAGCAAACTATAACTGTCCGAATCAACTAGTGATTGGTGGTCAAACAGATGCAGTTAAGCGTGTGTGTGATATTGCAAAAGATCATGGAGCTAAACGAGCAATCATTCTAAAGGTTAGTGGTGGTTTTCATACAGAGTTAATGAACGGAGCAGCAAAACAAGTTTATGATTATGTAAAAGGGTCTACGTATAATCCCCCTACCACACCTCTCTTTATGAATTGTAATGCGTTACCGCTTCAAATAGAAGAATTACCTGAATTAATGAGAAAACAAATTAAGTCCTCTGTATACTTTGAGGATACGATACGAAATATGATAAACGAGGATGTTGAAACGTTTATTGAGATAGGACCAGGAAAAGTATTAAGTGGTTTTGTTAAAAAGGTAAATCGTAAGAAAACAATTTTAAATGTAGAAACTATTTCTGGATTAGAACAGTTAAAGGAATTATAA
- the fabK gene encoding enoyl-[acyl-carrier-protein] reductase FabK, producing the protein MKNICELIGTEYPVIQGGMANIATYQLAAAVSNAGGLGLIGTGGWDPDRVRDEIKACKDLTDKPFGVNIMLMNPHAKDIAKVVIEEGVKVVTTGAGNPGTFIKDWKDAGIVVIPVVPSVALAKRVERSGADAVVVEGTEAGGHIGELTTMTLVPQVSDAVNIPVIAAGGIADSRQVLSAFVLGAKGVQIGTAFLLAEECPIHINYKNRIVKAKDTDTVVTGRKAGAPVRVIKNRMAKEYLKLAEQGATMHELEKLTLGSLRKAVLEGDIDYGSVMAGQVAGMLKEVKPAKALVKDLFKDIEKLKAEIEVY; encoded by the coding sequence ATGAAGAATATTTGTGAATTAATTGGTACAGAATATCCAGTAATACAAGGTGGTATGGCAAACATTGCTACCTATCAGTTAGCTGCAGCAGTTTCGAATGCAGGAGGTTTAGGTCTGATCGGTACAGGAGGATGGGACCCTGATCGAGTAAGAGATGAAATTAAAGCATGTAAAGATCTAACTGACAAGCCTTTTGGTGTAAATATAATGCTTATGAATCCACATGCTAAAGATATTGCAAAAGTAGTCATTGAAGAGGGCGTAAAGGTTGTTACTACAGGAGCTGGTAATCCAGGTACCTTTATTAAAGACTGGAAAGATGCTGGAATTGTTGTGATACCGGTTGTTCCTTCAGTAGCACTGGCTAAACGTGTTGAGCGTAGCGGTGCAGACGCAGTCGTGGTAGAAGGAACTGAAGCAGGTGGACACATCGGAGAACTGACTACAATGACGTTAGTACCTCAAGTATCAGACGCTGTTAATATTCCTGTAATCGCAGCAGGTGGAATCGCAGATTCTAGACAAGTACTATCTGCTTTTGTATTAGGAGCAAAAGGTGTTCAAATTGGTACAGCATTCTTACTTGCTGAAGAATGTCCAATCCATATCAATTATAAAAACAGAATAGTAAAAGCAAAAGATACGGATACAGTAGTTACGGGACGTAAGGCAGGAGCCCCTGTACGGGTTATAAAAAATAGAATGGCAAAAGAATATTTAAAATTAGCAGAACAGGGTGCTACAATGCATGAACTTGAAAAATTGACATTAGGTTCATTACGTAAGGCTGTTCTTGAAGGTGACATTGATTATGGGTCAGTAATGGCAGGGCAAGTAGCAGGTATGCTTAAGGAAGTTAAACCAGCAAAAGCACTTGTAAAAGACCTATTTAAAGATATAGAAAAGTTAAAAGCTGAGATTGAAGTATATTAA